The following nucleotide sequence is from Pandoraea thiooxydans.
CTGAACTTCGGACTGGGCATCTACCTGGCCGGACTGGCAGGCATCCTGGCGGCGGGTCAGCTCGGGCTCGAGCCGACCATCGGCGATTCGCTGATCATGCCCAGCTTCGTGGCGATCATCGTCGGCGGGCTCGGCAGCCTGCCCGGCACCTTGCTGGGCGGCATTCTGATCGGCGTGGCATCGAGCTTGACCTCGGTGTTTTTCCCCTCGGCGACCGAGGCAGTGATGTACGTGATGATGGCGCTGGTGCTGCTGATTCGGCCGCGCGGCCTGTTGGGTGAAGAAGGGAGAGTGCAGTGAGCGAACATTACAAGCGCAGTGGACACCTGCTGGTGTGGTTGGCCCTGCTGACCATGCCGTTCTGGATTAACTTGATTGGCGGTTATACCGCGTTGGGCAGCCGCATTGTGGTGATGGCACTGGCGGCCATGTCGCTGAATTTCCTGCTCGGTTACACAGGTGTGCTGTCCTTTGGACACGCCGCTTATTTCGGGCTGGGCGCCTATGGCGTGGGCATGACCATCAAGTATCTGGCGCCGAGCACGCCGCTGGGAATCCTGATCGGGATCACCGTCGGGACCGTTGCCGCGGCAGTGATCGGCGCCCTGATCGTGCGCCTGCGCGGGGTTTATTTCGCCATGGCGACGATCGCGTTCGGCCAGGTGTTCTACTTCATCGCGTTCCGCTGGAACTCGGTGACCGGCGGCGACGATGGGCTCTCGGGCTGGCGGCGCGTGCCGATCGACCTGGGCTTTCACACGCTGAACATCGGGGGTAGCGAGACAACCTTCTATTACTTCGTGCTGGCGTGCTTTGCGGTGGCCGTGGCGATCATGGCCGCGCTGCTGCGCTCGCCGTTCGGCCGCACCTTGCTGGCCATCCGCGAGAACGAGCGGCGAGCGCGCTTCCTTGGCGTGCCGATCGAATTCCATATTTGGCTTTCGTTCGTGATTTCGTGTCTCTTTGTCAGCGTGGCCGGCACGCTCTACGCCCTGCTCAACAACTTCGCCGACCCGCACGGTCTGCACTGGAGCCAGTCGGGCGATTTCGTCATCATGGCGGTGCTCGGCGGCATGCGATCGTTCTGGGGCCCATTGATCGGCGCGGCGATCTTCGTGTTCGTGCAGGATTTCATCTCGAGCCGGACCGACAACTGGATGTCGTTCATCGGTCTTTTCTTTATTCTCATCGTGCTGTTCTTCCCGCGTGGCGTGCTGGGTATGATCCGCAGAAAGGCGAACTCATGAGCTTACTGGTCGTCGAGAACGTCTCCCGTCATTTCGGCAGCCTGCGCGCGGTCAACGAAGTCTCACTGACCGTCGAGCCAGGCGAGATGCGTGCGGTGATCGGCCCCAACGGCGCGGGCAAGACCACTTTTTTCAACCTGATCAGCGGCTTCTTCCCTCCGTCGTCGGGCCGCATTCTTTTCGATGGGCAGGACATCACCGAAATGGGCTCGCATCAGCGCGTGACGCTGGGCATGGCGCGCACGTTTCAGATCACCGAAATCTTTCCGGAACTCACGGTGCGCGACAACGTGCGCATCCCGGTCGAGGTCGAAGCGGGCTACCGGCTCAGTCCGTGGCTATCGCGCGCGGCCAAGGCCCGCGTGCGCGAGCGCGTCGACGAACTGCTCGAAATGGGCGGGCTGACGGCCAAGGCCAATCATGTGGCGGGCGAATTGCCGCTGGGCGACCAGCGCTCGACCGAGATCATCATGTCGCTCGCGCTCAAGCCGCGCCTGCTGCTGCTCGACGAGCCGACCGCCGGCATGGGCGACCAGGAAACCTATGACGTCACCCAGCTGATTCGCGATCTGAACCGGCGCCAGGGGCTGTCGATGGTGCTCATCGAGCACGATATGCGGGTGATCTTTCAGTTGGCACAGCGCATCATGGTGCTGGCCGAGGGGCAAGTGCTGGCCGAAGGCACGCCTGCCGATATTGCCGCCAGCGAGGA
It contains:
- a CDS encoding branched-chain amino acid ABC transporter permease produces the protein MPFWINLIGGYTALGSRIVVMALAAMSLNFLLGYTGVLSFGHAAYFGLGAYGVGMTIKYLAPSTPLGILIGITVGTVAAAVIGALIVRLRGVYFAMATIAFGQVFYFIAFRWNSVTGGDDGLSGWRRVPIDLGFHTLNIGGSETTFYYFVLACFAVAVAIMAALLRSPFGRTLLAIRENERRARFLGVPIEFHIWLSFVISCLFVSVAGTLYALLNNFADPHGLHWSQSGDFVIMAVLGGMRSFWGPLIGAAIFVFVQDFISSRTDNWMSFIGLFFILIVLFFPRGVLGMIRRKANS
- a CDS encoding ABC transporter ATP-binding protein; its protein translation is MSLLVVENVSRHFGSLRAVNEVSLTVEPGEMRAVIGPNGAGKTTFFNLISGFFPPSSGRILFDGQDITEMGSHQRVTLGMARTFQITEIFPELTVRDNVRIPVEVEAGYRLSPWLSRAAKARVRERVDELLEMGGLTAKANHVAGELPLGDQRSTEIIMSLALKPRLLLLDEPTAGMGDQETYDVTQLIRDLNRRQGLSMVLIEHDMRVIFQLAQRIMVLAEGQVLAEGTPADIAASEEVQAAYLGKAK